In one window of Acidovorax sp. HDW3 DNA:
- a CDS encoding coniferyl aldehyde dehydrogenase, producing MTTTPPSAAWQAIHIPAHLPAFLRDAFAAQQAAFAKNRYPSLEERRADLRALHRLLVENRAVLLDAVNADFGCRSHFETLATELLQGQEAALDAMRQLPRWMKKQKRHLDITQYPLASAYVLPQPVGVIGIVSPWNFPIAMVVQPLIGALAAGNRAMVKMSENSAHTARLLQKLLPKYFAADKVCLFADDDAGPGQPLGPLFTQLPFNHLFFTGSPQTGRAVMANAAAHLTPVTLELGGKSPTIVAPDYPLAKAAERILWVKMLNAGQICTNVDYLFLPAGQEQAFIEHARRILAQRYPDLLNGDYTAIIDQRQYDRLQAMLQDAVAQGAQAVPLCPGQQGDAARRIMPPVALLNVHDGMQVMQREIFGPLLPILSYQKKEEVLQYINDRLHPLALYLFSEDKALQKCYLEQTLSGGVTINDTLLHAGQHALPFGGVGNSGMGHYHGREGFLTFSKLRPVFQQGVFRSVDFLMPPYTGLASKMLNVMLWRNR from the coding sequence ATGACCACCACCCCCCCCAGCGCCGCCTGGCAGGCCATCCACATCCCCGCGCACCTGCCCGCTTTTTTGCGCGATGCCTTTGCCGCCCAGCAAGCGGCGTTTGCCAAAAACCGCTACCCCAGCCTAGAGGAACGCCGCGCCGACCTGCGCGCCCTGCACCGCCTGCTAGTCGAAAATCGCGCCGTGCTGCTCGATGCCGTGAATGCCGACTTTGGCTGCCGCAGCCACTTTGAAACCCTGGCCACCGAGCTGCTGCAAGGCCAGGAAGCGGCCCTGGACGCCATGCGCCAGCTACCGCGCTGGATGAAAAAGCAAAAGCGCCACCTGGACATCACCCAATACCCGCTCGCCAGCGCCTACGTGCTGCCCCAGCCCGTGGGCGTGATCGGCATCGTCTCGCCGTGGAACTTCCCCATCGCCATGGTGGTGCAGCCCCTCATTGGGGCACTGGCTGCGGGCAACCGCGCCATGGTGAAGATGTCGGAAAACTCCGCCCACACCGCGCGCCTGCTGCAAAAGCTGCTGCCCAAGTACTTTGCTGCGGACAAGGTGTGCCTGTTTGCCGACGACGACGCCGGGCCGGGCCAGCCGCTGGGCCCGCTGTTCACGCAACTGCCGTTCAACCACCTGTTCTTCACCGGCTCGCCGCAAACGGGCCGCGCCGTCATGGCCAACGCGGCGGCCCACCTCACGCCGGTGACGCTGGAGCTGGGCGGCAAGTCCCCCACCATCGTCGCGCCCGACTACCCGCTCGCCAAAGCCGCCGAGCGCATTCTGTGGGTCAAGATGCTCAACGCCGGGCAGATTTGCACCAATGTGGACTACCTGTTTCTGCCTGCGGGGCAGGAGCAAGCCTTCATCGAGCACGCCCGCCGCATCCTCGCGCAGCGCTACCCCGATCTCTTGAATGGCGACTACACCGCCATCATCGACCAGCGCCAGTACGACCGCCTGCAGGCCATGCTGCAAGACGCTGTGGCCCAGGGCGCGCAGGCCGTGCCGCTGTGCCCCGGCCAACAGGGCGATGCGGCGCGGCGCATCATGCCGCCAGTGGCGCTCTTGAACGTGCACGACGGTATGCAGGTCATGCAGCGCGAGATTTTTGGCCCGCTGCTGCCCATCCTGAGCTACCAGAAGAAAGAGGAAGTGCTGCAGTACATCAACGACCGCCTCCACCCGCTGGCGCTCTACCTGTTCAGCGAAGACAAGGCGCTGCAAAAGTGCTACCTGGAGCAAACGCTCTCGGGCGGCGTGACCATCAACGACACGCTCTTGCACGCCGGCCAGCACGCGCTGCCGTTCGGCGGCGTGGGCAACAGCGGCATGGGGCATTACCACGGGCGCGAGGGCTTTTTGACGTTTTCCAAGTTGCGCCCGGTGTTCCAACAGGGCGTGTTCCGCTCGGTGGATTTCCTCATGCCGCCGTACACCGGGCTGGCCAGCAAAATGCTCAACGTCATGCTCTGGCGCAACCGCTAG
- a CDS encoding bile acid:sodium symporter family protein, with protein sequence MQGDIASSVLLPLILGFIMFSLGLGLAPADFGRILTQPRALLVGMVCHFVLLPLVCYAMLQLLGITGVFAVGFMILAACPTGSTSNLLTYLARGDVALALSFTAVASVLTIFTLPVVVTWSLGHFLGEASTVNVPVGLMMGQVALVLGLPVALGMVVRRRCTAWALRFEPRATRIATLLFVLIVVLAVVKNWALLRANFSSLAPFALVLNLSMLCLGFGVAWLARLSRRQSVTLGIETAVQNAALALVIASSVLGNDALAIPGAIYGVLMYAGGLLFAFTMRRFIPEAAPC encoded by the coding sequence ATGCAAGGAGACATCGCATCGAGTGTGCTGCTGCCGCTCATCCTCGGTTTCATCATGTTCTCACTCGGCCTGGGGCTGGCGCCGGCGGATTTTGGGCGCATCCTGACGCAGCCGCGCGCCCTGCTGGTGGGCATGGTGTGCCACTTCGTGCTGCTGCCGCTGGTGTGCTACGCCATGCTGCAGCTGCTGGGCATCACCGGCGTGTTTGCCGTCGGCTTCATGATTCTGGCGGCCTGCCCCACGGGCAGCACGTCCAATCTGCTGACCTATCTGGCGCGCGGCGACGTGGCGCTGGCGCTGAGCTTTACGGCAGTGGCCAGCGTGCTCACCATCTTCACCCTGCCCGTGGTGGTCACCTGGTCGCTGGGGCATTTTTTGGGTGAGGCCAGCACCGTCAACGTGCCCGTGGGCCTGATGATGGGCCAGGTGGCCCTGGTGCTGGGCCTGCCCGTGGCCCTGGGCATGGTGGTGCGCCGGCGCTGCACCGCCTGGGCGCTGCGCTTTGAGCCACGCGCCACGCGCATCGCCACGCTGCTCTTCGTCCTCATCGTGGTGCTGGCGGTGGTGAAAAACTGGGCACTGCTGCGCGCCAACTTCAGCAGCCTGGCGCCCTTTGCCCTGGTGCTCAACCTCAGCATGTTGTGCCTGGGCTTTGGTGTGGCCTGGCTGGCGCGCTTGTCGCGGCGCCAATCGGTCACGCTCGGCATTGAAACCGCCGTGCAAAACGCCGCCCTGGCCCTGGTGATCGCCAGCAGCGTGCTGGGCAACGACGCGCTCGCCATTCCGGGCGCCATCTACGGCGTGCTGATGTACGCCGGCGGCCTGCTGTTTGCCTTCACCATGCGCCGCTTCATTCCCGAGGCTGCGCCGTGTTGA